The proteins below come from a single Gordonia pseudamarae genomic window:
- a CDS encoding DUF3558 domain-containing protein gives MTTRFVPAVTALLAAMLLLAGCSVDGEPVAVGQRDTGGDSQVDTDRYDNLLLECDILSDATISKVLGGGSVQGTFVGAICRWIVTGATTTSVTFTWYESGSLNSEKQIAKKFGYTTENIKIASQTGFTQRDPKDPGKCGVTARAPSRGVFTWWTEPRGGAAADPCAAPTKLMELVLSGGQ, from the coding sequence ATGACGACGCGCTTCGTTCCCGCGGTGACCGCGCTGCTGGCGGCGATGCTGCTGCTCGCCGGATGTTCCGTCGACGGGGAGCCCGTCGCGGTGGGTCAGCGCGACACCGGCGGCGACAGCCAGGTCGACACCGATCGCTACGACAATCTCCTGCTCGAATGCGACATACTCTCCGACGCGACGATCTCCAAGGTGCTCGGCGGCGGTTCCGTCCAGGGGACGTTCGTCGGCGCGATCTGCCGGTGGATCGTCACCGGTGCGACCACCACGTCGGTGACCTTCACCTGGTACGAGTCGGGCAGCCTCAACTCGGAGAAGCAGATCGCCAAGAAGTTCGGGTACACCACCGAGAACATCAAGATCGCCAGCCAGACCGGCTTCACCCAGCGCGACCCGAAGGACCCGGGCAAATGCGGGGTCACCGCACGCGCCCCGAGCCGGGGGGTCTTCACCTGGTGGACCGAACCGCGCGGCGGTGCTGCGGCCGACCCCTGCGCGGCGCCCACGAAGCTGATGGAATTGGTGCTCAGCGGCGGGCAATGA
- a CDS encoding glycosyltransferase family 4 protein produces MRVALLSYRSKPHCGGQGVYVRHLSRELALLGHQVEIFSGAPYPELDQAAADAGVTVTKVPSLGLYDEPNLFRTPRPREYRDWIDVIEVLSMWTASFAEPLTFSLRAARLLKSRRADFDVVHDNQCLGYGLLGIQRAGFPLIATIHHPITRDRTLAVRAAKGFKKVTAWRWHSFLAMQGRVARRIPELLTVSRSSEVDIRKAFDIDRGRITTIPLGVDTEVFTADCAPARIPGRIVCVASADAPLKGVSYLLEAVAKLGAERDVSLTLVSRLDPDGPSATLIDQLAIRDRVTVVSGLEDGELAELLASAEVACVPSLYEGFSLPAVEAMSCSTPLVATRTGAIPEVVGATDPEDAGRGADGPAALLVPPRDSEKLAQAIGGLLDDAGLRARIGARGRARVEEFYSWAAVAARTAAHYETVLRQSAAVETIKEAGEC; encoded by the coding sequence ATGCGAGTGGCTCTGCTGTCATACCGGAGCAAGCCGCACTGCGGCGGACAGGGTGTTTACGTCCGGCATCTCAGCCGCGAACTGGCGCTGCTCGGTCACCAGGTGGAGATCTTCTCCGGAGCCCCGTATCCCGAACTCGACCAGGCTGCCGCCGACGCCGGGGTGACCGTCACGAAGGTACCCAGCCTCGGCCTCTATGACGAGCCGAATCTGTTCCGTACGCCCCGACCGCGGGAGTATCGCGACTGGATCGACGTGATCGAGGTGCTCTCGATGTGGACCGCGAGCTTCGCCGAACCCCTCACCTTCAGCCTGCGTGCGGCACGACTGCTCAAGTCCCGCCGCGCCGACTTCGACGTCGTACACGACAACCAGTGCCTCGGTTACGGGCTGCTGGGCATCCAGCGCGCCGGGTTCCCGCTGATCGCCACGATCCACCACCCGATCACCCGCGACCGCACCCTGGCGGTCAGGGCCGCCAAGGGGTTCAAGAAGGTCACGGCCTGGCGCTGGCATTCGTTCCTGGCGATGCAGGGCAGGGTCGCGCGGCGCATTCCCGAACTTCTGACCGTCTCGCGCAGCAGCGAGGTCGACATCCGCAAGGCCTTCGATATCGATCGGGGCAGGATCACCACCATTCCGCTCGGCGTCGACACCGAGGTGTTCACCGCGGACTGCGCGCCCGCGCGGATTCCGGGCCGGATCGTGTGCGTGGCCAGCGCCGACGCCCCGCTCAAGGGCGTGTCGTATCTGCTGGAGGCCGTCGCCAAGCTCGGTGCCGAGCGCGATGTGTCGCTGACCCTGGTGTCCCGGCTCGATCCCGACGGTCCGTCGGCCACGCTGATCGACCAGCTCGCGATCAGGGATCGGGTGACCGTGGTCTCCGGTCTGGAGGACGGCGAGCTGGCCGAACTGCTGGCGTCGGCAGAGGTGGCATGCGTGCCGTCGCTGTACGAGGGATTCTCGCTGCCGGCGGTGGAGGCGATGAGCTGCTCGACACCGCTGGTGGCCACCCGCACCGGTGCCATCCCGGAGGTGGTCGGGGCGACCGATCCGGAGGACGCCGGCCGGGGAGCCGACGGGCCGGCCGCTCTCCTTGTGCCGCCGCGTGATTCGGAGAAGCTGGCGCAGGCGATCGGTGGCTTGCTCGATGACGCCGGTCTGCGTGCGCGGATCGGTGC